In Sporocytophaga myxococcoides DSM 11118, the following are encoded in one genomic region:
- a CDS encoding DUF4350 domain-containing protein, translated as MKKKEVKYGLALLSLFILLIVVEYNQPEPIDWSHTYSIEKKGPFASYGLFKLLPGYFKNSKLTTSRKTSFEIEKEYADSTYNYIIIGDEFNPSAEDIVAIKSILNKGNDVFIAASYFSKEAEDSLGFYTGAKFFRDLNLNSDSLYKKASDTIRLSFVAPYSDKHYNYKFENNHLVAVFDSLDKYPENRVLATTARGEPVMIHKRIGNGRLFLSSIPLAYTNYYFTQQSGKRFIEKSFNFLQPNRKILWDVYYHGEVVVSTNPLRFVLENNALRYSLYLTMLGAFLFVMFEGKRKQRIIPVIEPVTNNSLEFIKTVSNLYFSKGNHKNIADKKIVYFFDYVKNHYYIHASDPAFKDRLIAKSGLEEVKVNQLLKYIETTKSKSSLNGDDLIKLNNLLEDFFKNCR; from the coding sequence ATGAAGAAGAAGGAGGTGAAATATGGATTGGCTTTACTGTCGTTATTTATTCTACTGATAGTTGTGGAATATAACCAACCGGAACCTATTGACTGGTCTCATACATATTCAATCGAAAAGAAAGGCCCTTTTGCGTCTTATGGTTTGTTTAAGTTATTACCTGGATACTTTAAAAATTCAAAGCTCACTACTTCCCGAAAGACAAGCTTTGAGATAGAAAAGGAATATGCTGACTCAACTTATAATTACATTATTATAGGTGATGAATTTAATCCTTCAGCAGAAGATATTGTGGCAATAAAATCAATTCTGAATAAAGGTAATGACGTATTTATAGCCGCTTCTTATTTTTCAAAAGAGGCAGAGGATTCGTTAGGGTTTTATACGGGAGCAAAATTTTTCAGAGATCTTAATTTAAATAGTGATTCTTTATACAAAAAAGCATCTGATACTATTCGACTGAGCTTTGTAGCTCCTTACTCGGACAAGCATTACAATTACAAGTTTGAAAACAATCATCTTGTCGCTGTATTTGACAGCTTAGACAAATATCCTGAAAATAGAGTGCTGGCTACCACAGCTAGAGGGGAGCCGGTGATGATACATAAGCGCATTGGAAATGGAAGACTTTTTCTCTCCTCAATTCCGCTGGCATATACCAACTATTATTTTACTCAGCAATCAGGAAAGAGGTTTATTGAGAAAAGTTTTAATTTTCTTCAGCCAAATAGAAAAATATTGTGGGACGTTTACTATCACGGTGAAGTAGTAGTGTCAACAAATCCTTTGAGATTTGTTCTTGAAAATAATGCACTGCGATATAGCCTTTATCTTACCATGCTTGGTGCCTTTCTTTTTGTCATGTTTGAAGGAAAGAGAAAGCAGCGTATCATTCCGGTTATTGAACCTGTTACAAATAACTCACTTGAGTTTATAAAAACAGTTAGCAATCTTTATTTTTCAAAAGGAAATCATAAAAATATAGCAGATAAGAAGATTGTGTATTTCTTCGATTATGTTAAAAATCATTATTACATACATGCTTCGGATCCCGCCTTTAAGGACAGACTTATCGCAAAGTCTGGATTAGAAGAAGTAAAGGTCAATCAGTTGTTAAAATATATAGAAACTACCAAGAGTAAATCCTCTCTTAATGGAGATGATTTGATTAAATTAAATAACCTGTTAGAAGACTTTTTTAAAAATTGCAGATAA
- a CDS encoding BadF/BadG/BcrA/BcrD ATPase family protein, whose amino-acid sequence MIVIADSGSTKTNWVIVDKDNNRSTAKTVGFNPYYQSSEDIYQTLINDLIPQLGSKKIEKIFFYGAGCEAMEQREQVAVAIRRAFPGTEVTVDHDLLAAAKAALGDTPGIACISGTGSNTCSYDGKDVTKNIHSLGLFLGDEGSGGYLGRMVIREYIREAMPAHVTKKFEEFTPDRQADILDKVYTKPFPNRYLASFARFVAENQKDPYLFNLAYHNFELMFDRSILRYEGAKTLPVNFVGSIAHYLSDVLYKVAADKGVTIGNIVGDPMESLTDYHYKKEYVHAHH is encoded by the coding sequence ATGATAGTAATTGCAGACAGCGGTTCAACCAAAACAAACTGGGTTATTGTCGACAAAGACAATAACAGGTCTACAGCAAAGACTGTTGGATTCAACCCGTATTATCAAAGCTCTGAAGATATTTATCAGACGCTGATAAATGACTTGATTCCACAGTTAGGTTCCAAAAAAATTGAGAAAATATTCTTTTACGGCGCAGGTTGTGAAGCTATGGAACAAAGAGAGCAAGTAGCGGTTGCAATTCGTAGAGCTTTTCCGGGAACTGAAGTAACTGTTGACCATGACCTTCTTGCTGCTGCAAAAGCTGCTCTTGGAGATACTCCTGGTATTGCCTGCATCTCAGGAACAGGTTCCAACACCTGTTCATATGACGGGAAAGATGTTACAAAAAACATTCACAGTCTTGGTCTATTCCTTGGTGATGAAGGTAGTGGCGGATACCTGGGCAGAATGGTTATCAGAGAATATATCAGAGAAGCAATGCCCGCACATGTTACGAAGAAGTTTGAAGAATTTACTCCGGACAGACAAGCAGACATATTAGATAAAGTTTATACAAAACCTTTTCCTAACAGGTACCTGGCTTCTTTCGCAAGATTTGTTGCAGAAAATCAAAAAGATCCATATTTATTTAATCTGGCTTACCACAACTTCGAGTTGATGTTTGACAGATCAATATTGAGATACGAAGGAGCTAAAACCCTTCCTGTTAATTTTGTCGGTTCTATTGCACACTATCTAAGTGATGTGCTATACAAAGTAGCAGCTGACAAAGGCGTAACAATCGGAAATATCGTAGGTGATCCGATGGAATCTCTTACAGACTATCATTATAAAAAAGAATACGTGCATGCGCATCACTGA
- a CDS encoding RDD family protein, with translation MQTIKIQTPQNVIIQYEIASIWDRIVANFRDYLIIISYFILLAIIVGYTDANNPLIYFLFAIPPFLYQLLFETFMNGQSPGMKSRGIKVIRMDGKECTFLNYFLRWVLRPIDLFFYGGVAMLTIAATGKGQRLGDLLAGTTVVRVKKQYSLDNTLFVNPESNYVPVFVGVDRLNDRDMEIIKEAIKVFETSGNMIPAGELAKKIKTALDIQTQMDPIVLLKTVLKDYYNTTSAF, from the coding sequence ATGCAAACGATTAAGATTCAAACCCCACAAAATGTAATTATACAATACGAAATTGCCTCAATTTGGGATAGAATTGTCGCAAATTTCAGGGATTATCTTATTATCATTTCATACTTTATTCTTTTAGCAATTATTGTTGGATATACTGATGCTAATAACCCACTCATATACTTCCTTTTTGCAATTCCACCATTTTTATATCAACTATTGTTTGAAACATTTATGAATGGCCAGTCACCCGGAATGAAAAGCAGGGGTATAAAAGTTATCAGGATGGACGGTAAAGAATGTACTTTTTTAAATTACTTTCTAAGATGGGTACTCAGGCCAATTGATTTGTTTTTCTATGGCGGCGTTGCCATGCTTACCATAGCGGCAACTGGGAAGGGACAAAGGCTTGGAGATCTTCTTGCAGGCACAACAGTGGTCAGAGTAAAAAAACAATACAGTCTGGACAACACGCTTTTTGTGAACCCTGAAAGCAATTATGTACCCGTATTTGTTGGTGTTGATAGGTTGAATGACCGTGACATGGAAATTATCAAAGAAGCAATAAAGGTATTTGAAACTTCAGGCAACATGATTCCTGCCGGGGAACTTGCAAAAAAGATAAAAACTGCACTCGATATTCAAACACAAATGGACCCTATCGTGTTATTGAAAACTGTTTTAAAGGATTACTATAACACTACCTCTGCTTTTTAG
- a CDS encoding AAA family ATPase, translating into MQNEMFENKIDLTVVANSITKIKDEVRKVIVGQETMVELLLASILADGHVLIEGVPGVAKTLTSKVLAKTISADFSRIQFTPDLMPSDVTGVSVFNQKTSEFDFKKGPIFSNIVLIDEINRAPAKTQAALFEVMEERQITVDGNTYLMDPPFMILATQNPIDQEGTYKLPEAQLDRFLFKIVVRYPQAEEEFLILKDAHLNGSRADLSKIGAVLSKQEIKEIREAVQKVHVEDHLIRYITSIIQETRNNASLYLGASPRASVAILRASKAIAAIRGRDFVTPEDIQEVTSPVLEHRVVVTAEKEMEGITVSDVLKQIIKKIEVPR; encoded by the coding sequence ATGCAAAACGAAATGTTTGAAAATAAAATAGATCTGACCGTAGTTGCCAATTCAATTACGAAGATAAAGGATGAGGTAAGGAAAGTGATAGTAGGCCAGGAGACGATGGTAGAGCTCTTATTGGCATCCATTCTAGCTGACGGCCATGTTTTGATAGAGGGCGTACCAGGAGTAGCAAAGACCCTTACATCAAAAGTACTGGCAAAGACAATATCGGCGGACTTCAGCAGGATACAGTTCACCCCTGATTTAATGCCTTCGGATGTGACAGGAGTTTCTGTATTTAATCAGAAAACCAGTGAGTTCGATTTTAAGAAAGGGCCAATATTTTCTAATATAGTATTGATTGATGAAATCAACAGAGCTCCTGCAAAAACTCAGGCTGCATTGTTTGAGGTGATGGAAGAAAGACAGATTACTGTAGATGGTAATACATATCTGATGGATCCTCCTTTTATGATCCTTGCAACACAGAACCCAATTGATCAGGAAGGTACATACAAGCTTCCTGAAGCTCAGCTGGATCGTTTTCTTTTTAAAATCGTTGTAAGATACCCTCAGGCAGAGGAAGAATTTTTAATTCTGAAAGATGCTCATTTGAATGGCAGCAGAGCTGATTTATCAAAGATTGGTGCTGTTTTATCCAAGCAGGAAATAAAAGAAATAAGAGAGGCTGTTCAGAAGGTCCATGTTGAAGATCATCTTATCCGCTATATTACTTCAATTATTCAGGAAACAAGGAACAATGCCTCATTGTATCTGGGAGCATCTCCAAGAGCTTCTGTAGCGATATTAAGAGCTTCAAAAGCTATAGCCGCTATAAGAGGCAGAGACTTTGTAACCCCGGAGGATATTCAGGAAGTTACTTCTCCTGTACTTGAGCACAGAGTAGTAGTTACTGCCGAAAAGGAGATGGAAGGCATCACAGTGAGTGATGTGCTGAAACAAATTATTAAAAAGATAGAAGTACCGAGATAG
- the murQ gene encoding N-acetylmuramic acid 6-phosphate etherase: MRITETSSRFNDLEKMSVGELLRNINQEDITVPIAVEKAIPQIEKLVSAIIEKMKAGGRLFYIGAGTSGRLGVLDASECPPSFGVPEDWVIGLIAGGDIALRKAVEFAEDDNQQAWIDLQVYNITSNDVVIGIAASGTTPYVVEGVKTARSNNLITGCITCNPDSPLAEQVHFPVEVITGPEFVTGSTRMKAGTAQKLVLNMISTSVMIQLGRVKGNKMVDMQLSNEKLIERGIKMIVDELKIETEKAARLLEEQGSVRKAIDWYRKHA; this comes from the coding sequence ATGCGCATCACTGAGACATCATCAAGGTTTAACGACCTTGAAAAAATGTCTGTTGGTGAGCTTCTTAGAAATATAAATCAGGAAGATATAACTGTTCCGATTGCCGTTGAAAAGGCAATCCCACAAATTGAAAAGCTTGTCTCCGCAATCATTGAAAAAATGAAAGCAGGAGGCAGGCTTTTTTACATAGGAGCAGGCACCAGCGGAAGACTTGGGGTATTGGATGCATCAGAGTGTCCTCCTTCTTTCGGAGTTCCGGAAGACTGGGTAATAGGGCTTATTGCCGGAGGTGATATCGCTTTGCGCAAAGCAGTGGAGTTTGCCGAAGACGATAACCAACAGGCATGGATTGATCTCCAGGTTTATAATATTACTTCAAACGATGTAGTAATAGGTATTGCAGCATCCGGCACCACTCCATATGTTGTGGAAGGCGTTAAAACCGCACGCAGTAATAATTTGATAACGGGGTGTATTACATGTAATCCCGATTCACCGCTCGCTGAACAGGTTCATTTTCCTGTAGAGGTAATTACAGGACCAGAATTCGTTACCGGCAGTACAAGAATGAAAGCCGGAACCGCACAAAAACTTGTTCTTAACATGATCAGTACGTCAGTTATGATCCAACTCGGAAGGGTTAAAGGAAACAAAATGGTAGATATGCAGCTTAGTAATGAAAAACTCATCGAAAGAGGAATTAAAATGATTGTGGATGAGTTAAAGATTGAAACAGAAAAAGCTGCACGCCTTCTGGAAGAACAAGGAAGCGTGAGAAAAGCGATAGACTGGTACAGGAAACATGCATGA
- a CDS encoding cytochrome b5 domain-containing protein, giving the protein MNLSDYPSFTRSQLALRNGVDKEEIWCAYNGFIYELNKSRLWRGGKHYEHWAGQDLTEEMKDAPHNENVFDKFKIVGILKP; this is encoded by the coding sequence ATGAATTTGTCTGATTACCCGAGTTTTACAAGATCACAGCTTGCATTGAGAAACGGAGTAGATAAAGAAGAGATCTGGTGCGCCTACAATGGTTTTATTTACGAATTGAATAAATCAAGATTATGGAGAGGCGGTAAGCATTATGAACATTGGGCAGGACAGGATTTAACGGAAGAAATGAAAGACGCTCCTCATAATGAGAATGTTTTTGATAAATTTAAAATTGTAGGTATATTGAAGCCTTGA
- a CDS encoding stage II sporulation protein M has protein sequence MREAAFIKQNSGKWKNFEILLGERYTGDPDKLSELFIELTDDLSYAQTNYPSSKITMYLNDLTLRVHGNIYKNKKEKSGRFFSFWKTELPLTVYRNRNALLASLIIFAISIAMGVISAYYDDSFVRIILGDNYVNMTISNIERGDPMAVYKGEGETNMFLFITFNNIRVAFMTFAAGVAYALGTIYFLFTNGVMLGAFQTFFYKYDLLLHSVLTIWIHGTIEISSIVIAGGAGLVLGKSLLFPGTYSRGISLMRGAREGAKISLGLVPLFIVAGFLEGFVTRHTEMHDSIKLLIILASAGFIIYYFVFYPKLIHNRYNHATKN, from the coding sequence ATGAGGGAAGCGGCTTTTATAAAGCAAAATTCGGGGAAGTGGAAAAATTTTGAAATCCTGCTGGGAGAAAGATACACAGGCGATCCTGATAAGTTATCAGAACTGTTTATCGAACTTACGGACGATCTTTCGTATGCGCAAACCAACTATCCTTCAAGTAAAATTACTATGTATTTAAATGACCTCACATTAAGAGTTCACGGAAATATTTATAAAAATAAAAAAGAAAAAAGCGGAAGATTTTTCTCTTTCTGGAAGACAGAACTTCCATTAACTGTTTATAGAAATAGAAATGCACTCCTTGCATCTCTTATTATCTTTGCCATCTCTATCGCAATGGGAGTAATATCAGCCTATTATGATGATTCTTTTGTTCGGATAATCCTGGGGGATAATTATGTAAACATGACGATCAGCAATATTGAAAGAGGAGACCCAATGGCTGTGTATAAAGGAGAAGGTGAGACAAACATGTTTCTTTTCATTACTTTTAATAATATCAGAGTTGCATTCATGACCTTTGCCGCAGGTGTAGCATATGCTTTGGGCACTATTTACTTTTTGTTTACTAATGGCGTTATGCTTGGAGCGTTTCAGACTTTTTTTTACAAGTATGATTTATTGCTTCATTCTGTACTTACTATTTGGATTCACGGTACAATAGAAATCTCTTCTATTGTAATCGCAGGAGGAGCAGGATTGGTACTTGGTAAATCATTATTATTTCCTGGTACATATTCAAGAGGTATATCTCTGATGAGAGGTGCGCGGGAAGGAGCCAAGATAAGTTTAGGACTTGTCCCTCTGTTTATTGTAGCTGGTTTTTTAGAAGGTTTTGTAACAAGACACACTGAAATGCACGATTCCATAAAACTATTAATAATTCTGGCTTCTGCTGGCTTCATAATTTATTACTTTGTTTTCTATCCTAAATTAATTCACAACCGATACAACCATGCAACAAAAAATTAA